The Azospirillum baldaniorum genome contains a region encoding:
- a CDS encoding PAS domain-containing protein has translation MAVGTGGIHGSLTGRERTFHRDEIIVSKTDLKGRITYANDVFLRISGYSEAELLGQPHNIVRHSDMPRCVYKLLWTRIEAGSEIFAYVINRAKDGDHYWVFAHVTPVFGNPDSGNGRTITGYHSSRRVPARPAVEAAAGLYAALRAEEARHADRNAAMAASGAMLEKLLRDKGTSYDEFVFSL, from the coding sequence ATGGCGGTCGGCACGGGCGGCATACATGGTTCCCTGACCGGGCGGGAGCGGACCTTTCACCGGGATGAGATCATCGTCTCGAAGACGGATCTCAAGGGCCGCATCACCTACGCCAACGACGTGTTCCTGCGCATCAGCGGTTACAGCGAAGCGGAGTTGCTGGGGCAACCCCACAACATCGTCCGCCATTCCGACATGCCGCGCTGCGTCTACAAGCTGCTGTGGACCCGCATCGAGGCCGGAAGCGAAATCTTCGCCTATGTCATCAACCGGGCGAAGGACGGCGACCATTATTGGGTGTTCGCCCATGTCACGCCGGTTTTCGGCAATCCGGACAGCGGAAACGGGCGGACCATCACCGGCTACCATTCGAGCCGGCGCGTGCCGGCGCGTCCCGCGGTGGAGGCGGCGGCGGGCCTCTACGCCGCGCTGCGGGCGGAAGAGGCGCGCCACGCCGACCGGAACGCGGCCATGGCGGCCTCCGGTGCCATGCTGGAAAAACTCCTGCGCGACAAGGGCACGAGCTATGACGAGTTTGTCTTCAGTCTCTAA
- a CDS encoding sensor domain-containing diguanylate cyclase, with translation MSSSGDAEETRVALWRVFDTLPTGVCVTTDAGTILYANPALHGLLRYPPGGLTGLDLAALEPDDANLPALPDAPGERRLRCQDGATVWVAESVGPTTGPLGERRSLRVYTDVSHHRQAQAALRDQLLMKEVLFETLPVPVFVKNAAGEYTDCNDAFERYTGLERRSIVAKTAFAVMDPRIAKAHADQDRELTVNWGQRSYEEAVPFVGGTTRLSSLTKAVFCDSTGNLGGIVGVIHDLTEGLPSEERLQAILEQSPIGVSVSRRDDGKIIFVNTRFAELIGLKREDLIGRQARDYYLDRHQRERVIDRLRSYGSVTNMEVQFRRADGSSFWTLFTVNQAVIQGVQVNLAWIYDYTDRRNMEEALRDMASRDPLTGIYNRRSFMELARSQLARAHRFSEPMSVFVLDVDHFKRINDSYGHATGDDALRMVAGGCQAILREYDILGRLGGEEFVVVLPGATAEESRVVAERVRRHLSRMAIPGPEGRFHLTSSIGISALDGSYDTLEKAIHRADLALYRAKREGRNRVVVYEPGM, from the coding sequence ATGAGTTCTTCTGGGGATGCGGAGGAAACCCGTGTTGCGCTGTGGCGTGTGTTCGACACGCTGCCGACGGGGGTCTGCGTCACCACGGACGCAGGGACCATCCTGTACGCCAACCCAGCCCTGCACGGTCTGCTGCGCTACCCTCCCGGTGGCCTGACCGGTCTCGACCTTGCGGCGCTGGAGCCGGACGATGCCAATCTCCCGGCGTTGCCGGACGCGCCGGGTGAACGGCGATTGCGCTGCCAGGACGGTGCAACCGTCTGGGTGGCTGAGTCGGTCGGTCCCACCACAGGCCCGCTGGGCGAGCGGCGGTCGCTGCGCGTCTACACCGACGTCAGTCACCACCGGCAGGCGCAGGCGGCGCTGCGCGATCAGCTCCTGATGAAGGAGGTGCTGTTCGAAACGCTGCCGGTTCCCGTTTTCGTGAAGAACGCGGCCGGTGAGTACACGGACTGCAACGACGCCTTCGAACGCTACACCGGCCTGGAGCGCCGCAGCATCGTCGCCAAAACCGCCTTCGCCGTGATGGACCCGCGCATCGCCAAGGCGCACGCCGACCAGGACCGCGAACTGACCGTCAATTGGGGCCAGCGCAGCTACGAGGAGGCGGTTCCCTTCGTCGGCGGCACCACCCGCCTGTCCAGCCTGACCAAGGCCGTCTTCTGCGACAGCACCGGAAACCTGGGCGGCATCGTCGGCGTGATCCACGACCTGACCGAAGGGCTGCCCAGCGAGGAGCGGCTTCAGGCGATCCTGGAGCAGAGCCCGATCGGCGTGTCGGTGTCGCGCCGCGACGACGGCAAGATCATCTTCGTCAACACCCGCTTCGCCGAGCTGATCGGTTTGAAGCGCGAGGATCTGATCGGCCGGCAGGCGCGCGACTATTATCTGGACCGGCACCAGCGTGAGCGGGTCATCGATCGTCTGCGCTCCTACGGGTCGGTGACCAACATGGAGGTGCAGTTCCGCCGGGCCGACGGGTCGTCCTTTTGGACGCTGTTCACGGTCAACCAGGCGGTGATCCAGGGCGTTCAGGTGAATCTCGCCTGGATCTACGACTACACCGACCGCCGGAACATGGAGGAGGCGCTGCGCGACATGGCGTCCCGCGATCCTCTGACGGGAATCTACAACCGGCGTTCCTTCATGGAACTGGCGCGCTCGCAACTGGCCCGCGCCCACCGCTTCAGCGAGCCGATGTCGGTCTTCGTTCTGGACGTGGACCATTTCAAGCGCATCAACGACAGCTACGGCCACGCCACCGGCGACGACGCCCTGCGCATGGTGGCCGGCGGCTGTCAGGCCATCCTGCGCGAATACGACATTCTCGGTCGGCTCGGCGGCGAGGAGTTCGTGGTGGTCCTGCCCGGCGCCACCGCAGAGGAATCCCGCGTGGTGGCGGAACGGGTGCGCCGCCATCTGTCGCGCATGGCCATTCCCGGGCCGGAAGGCCGGTTTCATTTGACCAGCAGCATCGGCATCTCGGCACTGGACGGTTCCTACGACACGCTGGAAAAGGCGATTCACCGGGCCGACCTCGCCCTCTACCGGGCCAAGCGCGAGGGCCGGAATCGCGTCGTGGTCTACGAACCGGGCATGTGA
- a CDS encoding methyl-accepting chemotaxis protein, whose amino-acid sequence MTSLSSVSKSLAAAALAALMSGAQAVYGLATGDAIAALLGLLAVLPCLAAIRWLVLTNRTIRKASTVIAAAEKGDLQPRILNIHGASSIADMLRTINRLLDRVESFGKEANAAMQHAAEGQYYRRIVMTGMVGEFGAYARQINDGLAAMDGKSREFVESATRIGANIKEVAQSLSASAAQLEASSTAMTATAATASEQSFSAASAAEQVSSNVDGVAAATGEVSGAIGEVAQGVSRTADLARSSVEKVREADATIRSLLAASDQIGAVVQLINDIASQTNLLALNATIEAARAGEAGKGFAVVATEVKNLANQTAKATEDITAQITQVQSVTRDTAAVIQHVGGMIHDIDEIAVGIAGAAEQQSAAIDEISRSIREASAGVRTVADAVTSVSSGAQDASAAASQVLSSAGELARRAVTLNGDIDNFVARVCGGQR is encoded by the coding sequence ATGACGAGTTTGTCTTCAGTCTCTAAATCGCTCGCCGCCGCCGCTTTGGCCGCCCTGATGTCGGGGGCGCAGGCGGTGTACGGTCTCGCCACCGGCGACGCCATCGCCGCCCTGCTGGGCCTGCTGGCGGTTCTTCCCTGTCTTGCCGCGATCCGCTGGCTGGTGCTCACCAACCGGACCATCCGGAAGGCCAGCACGGTCATCGCCGCGGCCGAGAAGGGCGACCTTCAGCCACGCATCCTGAACATCCACGGCGCCAGCTCGATCGCCGACATGCTGCGGACCATCAACCGCCTGCTCGACCGCGTCGAATCCTTCGGCAAGGAGGCCAACGCCGCCATGCAGCACGCGGCGGAGGGACAATACTACCGGCGCATCGTGATGACCGGCATGGTCGGTGAATTCGGTGCCTACGCCCGCCAGATCAACGACGGGCTGGCGGCCATGGACGGCAAGAGCCGCGAGTTCGTCGAGAGCGCGACCCGCATCGGCGCCAACATCAAGGAGGTGGCGCAGAGCCTGTCGGCCAGCGCCGCCCAGCTCGAAGCGTCCTCCACCGCCATGACGGCGACCGCCGCCACGGCCAGCGAGCAGTCCTTCTCCGCGGCCTCCGCCGCCGAGCAGGTGTCTTCGAACGTGGACGGCGTGGCCGCGGCGACCGGTGAGGTATCGGGGGCCATCGGCGAGGTGGCCCAGGGTGTCTCCCGCACCGCCGATCTCGCCCGCAGTTCGGTGGAGAAGGTGCGGGAAGCCGACGCCACCATCCGTTCCCTGCTGGCCGCCTCCGATCAGATCGGCGCGGTGGTGCAACTCATCAACGACATCGCCAGCCAGACCAATCTGCTGGCCCTCAACGCCACGATCGAGGCGGCACGGGCCGGGGAGGCCGGCAAGGGGTTCGCCGTGGTCGCGACGGAGGTGAAGAACCTCGCCAACCAGACCGCCAAGGCGACGGAGGACATCACCGCCCAGATCACCCAGGTCCAGTCGGTGACCCGCGACACGGCGGCGGTGATCCAGCATGTCGGCGGCATGATCCATGACATCGACGAGATCGCGGTGGGCATCGCCGGCGCTGCCGAACAGCAGAGCGCGGCCATCGACGAGATCAGCCGCTCCATCCGCGAGGCGTCGGCCGGCGTGCGCACCGTTGCCGACGCGGTGACGAGCGTGTCTTCCGGCGCCCAGGACGCCAGCGCCGCCGCCAGCCAGGTCCTGTCCTCCGCCGGCGAGTTGGCGCGCCGCGCCGTGACCTTGAACGGCGACATCGACAACTTCGTCGCGCGCGTTTGCGGCGGGCAGCGTTGA